The window GCCCGCGCCACGGTTTCCGGCCTCGATCTCGGAGTCGAACGACGGGGGAGACGCCGACGGCACCGCCGGTTCCGATGCCAATGCTGATGCCGATGCCAATGCCGATGCCGCTTCCGGTACCGACGGCGACTCGAGTTCCGGGTCCATGCGCGCCTACCGGATCGCCTACGATGGCACCGATTATCACGGGTTCCAGCGCCAGCCCTCGGTCCCGACCGTCGAGGGAGCGATCTTCGCCGCGTTGCGCTCGCTCGGGGTGTTCGATCCGGACGCCGCCGACGACAGCGGTCCCGCGGTCAGACCCGCCGGCTATGCCGCCGCCGGCCGGACCGACAAAGGTGTCTCAGCGATCGCGCAGACGATCGCTTTCGAGGCCCCAGACTGGCTCACTCCGCGGGCGCTGAACGGGGAGCTGCCCGCCGACGTCCGCGCGTGGGCCGTCGCCGACGCGCCCGACGGGTTCCACGCAACCCACCATGCCCGGAGGCGGGAGTACACCTACCAGCTGTACGCGCCGCCGCTCGAGGACGACACCGACGGTTCGACTCCGGGTGGCGGCTCCGAACGGCGGACCCCGCCGATCCCGCCCGTCGCGCCCGCCGACGCGGCTCGCGTCTCCGACGAGCGGATCCAGGCCGCCTGTCGTGCGCTCTCCGGTGAACACGACTACCACAATCTCGCCGCCGACGACGATCCGGACCGTACCGAACGGTCGCTGACCGTCGAGGCGACCCGCGACGGGGACTATCTCGTCTGTACGGTCGAGGCGGACGGCTTCGCCCGGCAACTGGTCCGGCGACTCGTCTCGCTCGTCCGCGAGATCGGAGCCGGCGACTCGCCCCTCGAGAAGGTCGATCGCGTCCTCGCGGACGAGCCCCTTCCCGGCCCCGAGGGGGTCGGTCCCGCGCCGCCGGAACCGCTCGTGCTCACCGGCGTCGAATACCCCGATCCACTCGAGTTCCGGGTCGACCCGGTCGCGGCCGAGAGCGCTCGCGACGTCTTCGGCGCGCGGTCGGTCGAACGGGAGACTGGCGCGCGGGTCGCGGGGCAACTGGCGGCCGGGGTCGACGCCCCGGACGTGGATTCCTCCCTCGAGTGATCGGTCCTCGAGTGCCGTCGATGTGAGAGGGAGGCTTTTTATCTCGCGGCACACAGGTCGGCCCATGGAACTGTCGCCGGAGGAGTACGGTGCGTACTGGCGCGCGTCGATCCGGGTCGCCGGGGGCGCGTTGATCCTCTTTCTCTCGGTGCGTCTCACTG of the Halobiforma lacisalsi AJ5 genome contains:
- the truA gene encoding tRNA pseudouridine(38-40) synthase TruA, producing MRAYRIAYDGTDYHGFQRQPSVPTVEGAIFAALRSLGVFDPDAADDSGPAVRPAGYAAAGRTDKGVSAIAQTIAFEAPDWLTPRALNGELPADVRAWAVADAPDGFHATHHARRREYTYQLYAPPLEDDTDGSTPGGGSERRTPPIPPVAPADAARVSDERIQAACRALSGEHDYHNLAADDDPDRTERSLTVEATRDGDYLVCTVEADGFARQLVRRLVSLVREIGAGDSPLEKVDRVLADEPLPGPEGVGPAPPEPLVLTGVEYPDPLEFRVDPVAAESARDVFGARSVERETGARVAGQLAAGVDAPDVDSSLE